A single region of the Ziziphus jujuba cultivar Dongzao chromosome 10, ASM3175591v1 genome encodes:
- the LOC107411629 gene encoding pentatricopeptide repeat-containing protein ELI1, chloroplastic isoform X3, translating into MLNRILLYAKRIGTLIDQGQSCQAITLFHQLRKTGSKITEFLLSATVRACGRLAAIKEGKQFHCMVIKHGFNRDMVLMTSLLDMYSKCNQIGEARRVFDEMPERDVIACNSMISGLCLSHLTSEAVDLFNNMSKRDVGSWNSLISGLGQHSEGRTALFFYERMRLQGAQVDGMTMVSVLAICADLAALLNGKQIHGLVMKNGYEHYLPIGNAMVDMYTKCGCMDDACLCFRNMPSKNVVSWSTLIVGYGKQGLGLEALQAFVVMEMEGIRPNEITFLGVLYACSHAGLVQEGWRIFNMMVHVYSINPMMEHYTCIVDLLARAGHLQEASNFIEKMPMKPDTKLLTAFLSSCFTHKDFELARSVGEKLLELEPQEAGAYMLLSNLYGLVGDLEAVAKVRRLMSNRGIRKEKASTWIEINKTIHSFESGDRSHPLSKEVHKYLQNLVEKMKTNGYVPNTSMVMQNVDKNTKEEIVLGHSEKLAIGLGLISTVPAPVLPGSIAIPVDLFVSLKDANSGLGYKVYSRSSSHSLSHDRTTLDAAGNPLISMSRDDKGCWKGFKGNGEELIFRVQRTKNTLTTTELEVFLAGSNLEDNTSDFKVKGCPFMRSCTVYRGNDIVAQ; encoded by the exons ATGCTTAATCGGATCTTATTATATGCTAAGAGGATTGGTACCCTAATTGACCAAGGGCAAAGTTGTCAAGCTATAACTCTGTTCCATCAGCTCCGGAAAACTGGGTCCAAAATCACAGAGTTTCTTCTCTCAGCAACTGTAAGAGCTTGTGGAAGGCTAGCTGCTATTAAAGAAGGAAAGCAGTTCCATTGCATGGTGATCAAACATGGGTTTAATAGAGACATGGTTTTGATGACTTCCCTTCTCGATATGTACTCTAAATGCAATCAAATCGGAGAAGCCCGCCGTGTTTTTGATGAAATGCCTGAAAGAGATGTCATTGCCTGCAACAGCATGATTTCTGGGTTGTGTTTGTCTCACTTAACATCAGAGGCAGTTGACTTGTTTAATAACATGTCGAAGAGAGACGTTGGTTCTTGGAATTCTCTGATTTCGGGTCTTGGGCAACACTCTGAAGGAAGAACTGCATTGTTTTTCTATGAGAGAATGAGATTGCAGGGAGCCCAAGTTGACGGTATGACCATGGTGAGTGTTCTTGCCATATGTGCTGATCTTGCAGCGCTACTTAATGGTAAGCAAATTCATGGGTTAGTCATGAAAAATGGTTATGAGCATTATTTGCCGATTGGAAATGCCATGGTTGACATGTATACTAAATGTGGATGCATGGATGATGCGTGCTTGTGTTTCAGAAACATGCCATCCAAAAATGTAGTTTCATGGAGTACCTTGATTGTGGGATATGGAAAACAAGGCCTGGGGCTGGAGGCTCTTCAGGCATTTGTGGTAATGGAAATGGAAGGAATACGACCAAACGAAATCACATTCTTAGGAGTCCTTTATGCATGCAGTCATGCAGGTTTAGTGCAAGAAGGATGGAGAATTTTCAACATGATGGTACATGTATACTCCATCAACCCCATGATGGAGCATTATACATGCATAGTGGATCTCCTAGCACGAGCAGGCCATCTCCAAGAGGCCTCTAATTTCATTGAGAAAATGCCTATGAAGCCGGACACAAAGCTTCTCACAGCTTTTCTAAGCTCATGTTTCACACATAAAGACTTCGAGCTAGCAAGGAGTGTTGGAGAGAAACTACTTGAATTAGAACCTCAAGAAGCAGGTGCTTATATGTTGCTATCTAACTTGTATGGACTTGTTGGGGACTTGGAAGCAGTTGCAAAAGTGAGAAGATTGATGTCAAATAGAGGCATAAGGAAAGAGAAGGCCAGTACATGGATTGAGATTAACAAAACAATTCACAGCTTTGAATCAGGAGACAGATCTCATCCCCTTAGCAAAGAGGTTCACAAGTACTTACAGAATCTTGTTGAGAAAATGAAGACTAATGGGTATGTTCCAAACACAAGCATGGTCATGCAGAATGTTGACAAGAACACAAAGGAGGAGATAGTTCTTGGACACAGCGAGAAATTGGCCATTGGACTTGGTCTAATCAGCACTGTTCCAG CTCCTGTACTTCCCGGGAGTATAGCAATCCCAGTGGATCTCTTCGTGTCTCTTAAAGATGCCAATTCGGGCTTGGGTTACAAGGTCTACAGCCGTTCCTCTTCGCATTCATTGTCCCATGATCGAACTACGCTTGATGCAGCTGGAAATCCTCTCATTTCTATGTCTCGTGATGAT AAGGGATGTTGGAAAGGCTTCAAGGGGAATGGAGAGGAGCTGATATTCAGAGTGCAGAGGACAAAGAATACGCTTACTACAACTGAATTAGAGGTGTTTCTTGCTGGTAGCAATTTGGAAGACAACACCTCTGATTTCAAGGTGAAAGGTTGCCCTTTCATGAGGTCCTGCACAGTCTATCGTGGCAATGACATAGTGGCCCAG TAA
- the LOC107411629 gene encoding pentatricopeptide repeat-containing protein ELI1, chloroplastic isoform X4, producing MLNRILLYAKRIGTLIDQGQSCQAITLFHQLRKTGSKITEFLLSATVRACGRLAAIKEGKQFHCMVIKHGFNRDMVLMTSLLDMYSKCNQIGEARRVFDEMPERDVIACNSMISGLCLSHLTSEAVDLFNNMSKRDVGSWNSLISGLGQHSEGRTALFFYERMRLQGAQVDGMTMVSVLAICADLAALLNGKQIHGLVMKNGYEHYLPIGNAMVDMYTKCGCMDDACLCFRNMPSKNVVSWSTLIVGYGKQGLGLEALQAFVVMEMEGIRPNEITFLGVLYACSHAGLVQEGWRIFNMMVHVYSINPMMEHYTCIVDLLARAGHLQEASNFIEKMPMKPDTKLLTAFLSSCFTHKDFELARSVGEKLLELEPQEAGAYMLLSNLYGLVGDLEAVAKVRRLMSNRGIRKEKASTWIEINKTIHSFESGDRSHPLSKEVHKYLQNLVEKMKTNGYVPNTSMVMQNVDKNTKEEIVLGHSEKLAIGLGLISTVPAPVLPGSIAIPVDLFVSLKDANSGLGYKVYSRSSSHSLSHDRTTLDAAGNPLISMSRDDFIKCSYSPKG from the exons ATGCTTAATCGGATCTTATTATATGCTAAGAGGATTGGTACCCTAATTGACCAAGGGCAAAGTTGTCAAGCTATAACTCTGTTCCATCAGCTCCGGAAAACTGGGTCCAAAATCACAGAGTTTCTTCTCTCAGCAACTGTAAGAGCTTGTGGAAGGCTAGCTGCTATTAAAGAAGGAAAGCAGTTCCATTGCATGGTGATCAAACATGGGTTTAATAGAGACATGGTTTTGATGACTTCCCTTCTCGATATGTACTCTAAATGCAATCAAATCGGAGAAGCCCGCCGTGTTTTTGATGAAATGCCTGAAAGAGATGTCATTGCCTGCAACAGCATGATTTCTGGGTTGTGTTTGTCTCACTTAACATCAGAGGCAGTTGACTTGTTTAATAACATGTCGAAGAGAGACGTTGGTTCTTGGAATTCTCTGATTTCGGGTCTTGGGCAACACTCTGAAGGAAGAACTGCATTGTTTTTCTATGAGAGAATGAGATTGCAGGGAGCCCAAGTTGACGGTATGACCATGGTGAGTGTTCTTGCCATATGTGCTGATCTTGCAGCGCTACTTAATGGTAAGCAAATTCATGGGTTAGTCATGAAAAATGGTTATGAGCATTATTTGCCGATTGGAAATGCCATGGTTGACATGTATACTAAATGTGGATGCATGGATGATGCGTGCTTGTGTTTCAGAAACATGCCATCCAAAAATGTAGTTTCATGGAGTACCTTGATTGTGGGATATGGAAAACAAGGCCTGGGGCTGGAGGCTCTTCAGGCATTTGTGGTAATGGAAATGGAAGGAATACGACCAAACGAAATCACATTCTTAGGAGTCCTTTATGCATGCAGTCATGCAGGTTTAGTGCAAGAAGGATGGAGAATTTTCAACATGATGGTACATGTATACTCCATCAACCCCATGATGGAGCATTATACATGCATAGTGGATCTCCTAGCACGAGCAGGCCATCTCCAAGAGGCCTCTAATTTCATTGAGAAAATGCCTATGAAGCCGGACACAAAGCTTCTCACAGCTTTTCTAAGCTCATGTTTCACACATAAAGACTTCGAGCTAGCAAGGAGTGTTGGAGAGAAACTACTTGAATTAGAACCTCAAGAAGCAGGTGCTTATATGTTGCTATCTAACTTGTATGGACTTGTTGGGGACTTGGAAGCAGTTGCAAAAGTGAGAAGATTGATGTCAAATAGAGGCATAAGGAAAGAGAAGGCCAGTACATGGATTGAGATTAACAAAACAATTCACAGCTTTGAATCAGGAGACAGATCTCATCCCCTTAGCAAAGAGGTTCACAAGTACTTACAGAATCTTGTTGAGAAAATGAAGACTAATGGGTATGTTCCAAACACAAGCATGGTCATGCAGAATGTTGACAAGAACACAAAGGAGGAGATAGTTCTTGGACACAGCGAGAAATTGGCCATTGGACTTGGTCTAATCAGCACTGTTCCAG CTCCTGTACTTCCCGGGAGTATAGCAATCCCAGTGGATCTCTTCGTGTCTCTTAAAGATGCCAATTCGGGCTTGGGTTACAAGGTCTACAGCCGTTCCTCTTCGCATTCATTGTCCCATGATCGAACTACGCTTGATGCAGCTGGAAATCCTCTCATTTCTATGTCTCGTGATGAT TTTATCAAATGCTCATATAGTCCCAAAGGATGA
- the LOC107411629 gene encoding pentatricopeptide repeat-containing protein ELI1, chloroplastic isoform X1, which translates to MLNRILLYAKRIGTLIDQGQSCQAITLFHQLRKTGSKITEFLLSATVRACGRLAAIKEGKQFHCMVIKHGFNRDMVLMTSLLDMYSKCNQIGEARRVFDEMPERDVIACNSMISGLCLSHLTSEAVDLFNNMSKRDVGSWNSLISGLGQHSEGRTALFFYERMRLQGAQVDGMTMVSVLAICADLAALLNGKQIHGLVMKNGYEHYLPIGNAMVDMYTKCGCMDDACLCFRNMPSKNVVSWSTLIVGYGKQGLGLEALQAFVVMEMEGIRPNEITFLGVLYACSHAGLVQEGWRIFNMMVHVYSINPMMEHYTCIVDLLARAGHLQEASNFIEKMPMKPDTKLLTAFLSSCFTHKDFELARSVGEKLLELEPQEAGAYMLLSNLYGLVGDLEAVAKVRRLMSNRGIRKEKASTWIEINKTIHSFESGDRSHPLSKEVHKYLQNLVEKMKTNGYVPNTSMVMQNVDKNTKEEIVLGHSEKLAIGLGLISTVPAPVLPGSIAIPVDLFVSLKDANSGLGYKVYSRSSSHSLSHDRTTLDAAGNPLISMSRDDKGCWKGFKGNGEELIFRVQRTKNTLTTTELEVFLAGSNLEDNTSDFKVKGCPFMRSCTVYRGNDIVAQVYFTLLALQPWPQSFLLLNMRLLKCGTMVSY; encoded by the exons ATGCTTAATCGGATCTTATTATATGCTAAGAGGATTGGTACCCTAATTGACCAAGGGCAAAGTTGTCAAGCTATAACTCTGTTCCATCAGCTCCGGAAAACTGGGTCCAAAATCACAGAGTTTCTTCTCTCAGCAACTGTAAGAGCTTGTGGAAGGCTAGCTGCTATTAAAGAAGGAAAGCAGTTCCATTGCATGGTGATCAAACATGGGTTTAATAGAGACATGGTTTTGATGACTTCCCTTCTCGATATGTACTCTAAATGCAATCAAATCGGAGAAGCCCGCCGTGTTTTTGATGAAATGCCTGAAAGAGATGTCATTGCCTGCAACAGCATGATTTCTGGGTTGTGTTTGTCTCACTTAACATCAGAGGCAGTTGACTTGTTTAATAACATGTCGAAGAGAGACGTTGGTTCTTGGAATTCTCTGATTTCGGGTCTTGGGCAACACTCTGAAGGAAGAACTGCATTGTTTTTCTATGAGAGAATGAGATTGCAGGGAGCCCAAGTTGACGGTATGACCATGGTGAGTGTTCTTGCCATATGTGCTGATCTTGCAGCGCTACTTAATGGTAAGCAAATTCATGGGTTAGTCATGAAAAATGGTTATGAGCATTATTTGCCGATTGGAAATGCCATGGTTGACATGTATACTAAATGTGGATGCATGGATGATGCGTGCTTGTGTTTCAGAAACATGCCATCCAAAAATGTAGTTTCATGGAGTACCTTGATTGTGGGATATGGAAAACAAGGCCTGGGGCTGGAGGCTCTTCAGGCATTTGTGGTAATGGAAATGGAAGGAATACGACCAAACGAAATCACATTCTTAGGAGTCCTTTATGCATGCAGTCATGCAGGTTTAGTGCAAGAAGGATGGAGAATTTTCAACATGATGGTACATGTATACTCCATCAACCCCATGATGGAGCATTATACATGCATAGTGGATCTCCTAGCACGAGCAGGCCATCTCCAAGAGGCCTCTAATTTCATTGAGAAAATGCCTATGAAGCCGGACACAAAGCTTCTCACAGCTTTTCTAAGCTCATGTTTCACACATAAAGACTTCGAGCTAGCAAGGAGTGTTGGAGAGAAACTACTTGAATTAGAACCTCAAGAAGCAGGTGCTTATATGTTGCTATCTAACTTGTATGGACTTGTTGGGGACTTGGAAGCAGTTGCAAAAGTGAGAAGATTGATGTCAAATAGAGGCATAAGGAAAGAGAAGGCCAGTACATGGATTGAGATTAACAAAACAATTCACAGCTTTGAATCAGGAGACAGATCTCATCCCCTTAGCAAAGAGGTTCACAAGTACTTACAGAATCTTGTTGAGAAAATGAAGACTAATGGGTATGTTCCAAACACAAGCATGGTCATGCAGAATGTTGACAAGAACACAAAGGAGGAGATAGTTCTTGGACACAGCGAGAAATTGGCCATTGGACTTGGTCTAATCAGCACTGTTCCAG CTCCTGTACTTCCCGGGAGTATAGCAATCCCAGTGGATCTCTTCGTGTCTCTTAAAGATGCCAATTCGGGCTTGGGTTACAAGGTCTACAGCCGTTCCTCTTCGCATTCATTGTCCCATGATCGAACTACGCTTGATGCAGCTGGAAATCCTCTCATTTCTATGTCTCGTGATGAT AAGGGATGTTGGAAAGGCTTCAAGGGGAATGGAGAGGAGCTGATATTCAGAGTGCAGAGGACAAAGAATACGCTTACTACAACTGAATTAGAGGTGTTTCTTGCTGGTAGCAATTTGGAAGACAACACCTCTGATTTCAAGGTGAAAGGTTGCCCTTTCATGAGGTCCTGCACAGTCTATCGTGGCAATGACATAGTGGCCCAGGTATACTTCACTTTACTAGCACTGCAGCCGTGGCCTCAATCTTTCTTGTTGCTTAATATGAGACTTCTTAAGTGTGGAACAATGGTTTCATATTAA
- the LOC107411623 gene encoding protein LURP-one-related 7 has translation MDTSAPVLSGSLAIPVDLFVSLKHADLGFVDSNGDVVYKVKRRSSSQSSSHDRILLDAAGIPLISMSPDDKGCWKGFKGNGGDELIFRVQKIKNTLTRTELKIFLAGENLGDNTSDFNVRGCPFMRACTIYRGNNIVAQTSLMYKLNQVFVKRSKFRLTIFPGSVDHALIAALVVIFLKG, from the exons ATGGATACTTCAGCTCCCGTACTTTCCGGGAGTTTAGCAATCCCGGTGGATCTGTTCGTGTCCCTTAAACATGCTGATTTGGGCTTCGTTGATTCCAATGGTGATGTGGTTTACAAGGTCAAACGTCGTTCCTCTTCTCAATCGTCATCCCATGACCGAATTTTGCTTGACGCAGCTGGAATTCCTCTCATTTCTATGTCTCCTGACGAT AAGGGATGTTGGAAAGGCTTTAAGGGGAATGGTGGGGATGAGTTGATATTCAGAGTGCAGAAGATAAAGAATACACTTACTAGGACTGAGTTAAAGATATTTCTTGCTGGTGAAAATTTGGGAGACAACACCTCTGATTTCAATGTGAGAGGTTGCCCTTTCATGAGAGCCTGCACCATCTATAGAGGCAATAACATAGTGGCCCAG ACTAGTCTGATGTACAAACTGAACCAGGTTTTCGTTAAGAGGAGTAAATTTAGATTGACCATTTTTCCAGGGTCTGTTGATCATGCTTTAATTGCAGCTCTGgttgtaatatttcttaaaGGATGA
- the LOC107411629 gene encoding pentatricopeptide repeat-containing protein ELI1, chloroplastic isoform X5: MLNRILLYAKRIGTLIDQGQSCQAITLFHQLRKTGSKITEFLLSATVRACGRLAAIKEGKQFHCMVIKHGFNRDMVLMTSLLDMYSKCNQIGEARRVFDEMPERDVIACNSMISGLCLSHLTSEAVDLFNNMSKRDVGSWNSLISGLGQHSEGRTALFFYERMRLQGAQVDGMTMVSVLAICADLAALLNGKQIHGLVMKNGYEHYLPIGNAMVDMYTKCGCMDDACLCFRNMPSKNVVSWSTLIVGYGKQGLGLEALQAFVVMEMEGIRPNEITFLGVLYACSHAGLVQEGWRIFNMMVHVYSINPMMEHYTCIVDLLARAGHLQEASNFIEKMPMKPDTKLLTAFLSSCFTHKDFELARSVGEKLLELEPQEAGAYMLLSNLYGLVGDLEAVAKVRRLMSNRGIRKEKASTWIEINKTIHSFESGDRSHPLSKEVHKYLQNLVEKMKTNGYVPNTSMVMQNVDKNTKEEIVLGHSEKLAIGLGLISTVPGTRIMIVKNLRMCIDCHEVTRLISKMEMREIVARDSNRFHHFKDGACSCGNHW, translated from the coding sequence ATGCTTAATCGGATCTTATTATATGCTAAGAGGATTGGTACCCTAATTGACCAAGGGCAAAGTTGTCAAGCTATAACTCTGTTCCATCAGCTCCGGAAAACTGGGTCCAAAATCACAGAGTTTCTTCTCTCAGCAACTGTAAGAGCTTGTGGAAGGCTAGCTGCTATTAAAGAAGGAAAGCAGTTCCATTGCATGGTGATCAAACATGGGTTTAATAGAGACATGGTTTTGATGACTTCCCTTCTCGATATGTACTCTAAATGCAATCAAATCGGAGAAGCCCGCCGTGTTTTTGATGAAATGCCTGAAAGAGATGTCATTGCCTGCAACAGCATGATTTCTGGGTTGTGTTTGTCTCACTTAACATCAGAGGCAGTTGACTTGTTTAATAACATGTCGAAGAGAGACGTTGGTTCTTGGAATTCTCTGATTTCGGGTCTTGGGCAACACTCTGAAGGAAGAACTGCATTGTTTTTCTATGAGAGAATGAGATTGCAGGGAGCCCAAGTTGACGGTATGACCATGGTGAGTGTTCTTGCCATATGTGCTGATCTTGCAGCGCTACTTAATGGTAAGCAAATTCATGGGTTAGTCATGAAAAATGGTTATGAGCATTATTTGCCGATTGGAAATGCCATGGTTGACATGTATACTAAATGTGGATGCATGGATGATGCGTGCTTGTGTTTCAGAAACATGCCATCCAAAAATGTAGTTTCATGGAGTACCTTGATTGTGGGATATGGAAAACAAGGCCTGGGGCTGGAGGCTCTTCAGGCATTTGTGGTAATGGAAATGGAAGGAATACGACCAAACGAAATCACATTCTTAGGAGTCCTTTATGCATGCAGTCATGCAGGTTTAGTGCAAGAAGGATGGAGAATTTTCAACATGATGGTACATGTATACTCCATCAACCCCATGATGGAGCATTATACATGCATAGTGGATCTCCTAGCACGAGCAGGCCATCTCCAAGAGGCCTCTAATTTCATTGAGAAAATGCCTATGAAGCCGGACACAAAGCTTCTCACAGCTTTTCTAAGCTCATGTTTCACACATAAAGACTTCGAGCTAGCAAGGAGTGTTGGAGAGAAACTACTTGAATTAGAACCTCAAGAAGCAGGTGCTTATATGTTGCTATCTAACTTGTATGGACTTGTTGGGGACTTGGAAGCAGTTGCAAAAGTGAGAAGATTGATGTCAAATAGAGGCATAAGGAAAGAGAAGGCCAGTACATGGATTGAGATTAACAAAACAATTCACAGCTTTGAATCAGGAGACAGATCTCATCCCCTTAGCAAAGAGGTTCACAAGTACTTACAGAATCTTGTTGAGAAAATGAAGACTAATGGGTATGTTCCAAACACAAGCATGGTCATGCAGAATGTTGACAAGAACACAAAGGAGGAGATAGTTCTTGGACACAGCGAGAAATTGGCCATTGGACTTGGTCTAATCAGCACTGTTCCAGGTACTCGCATAATGATAGTTAAGAATCTTAGAATGTGCATTGATTGTCATGAGGTAACTAGATTGATCTCAAAGATGGAAATGAGAGAGATCGTTGCAAGGGATTCCAACAGATTTCATCATTTCAAAGATGGTGCATGCTCATGTGGAAATCATTGGTGA
- the LOC107411629 gene encoding pentatricopeptide repeat-containing protein ELI1, chloroplastic isoform X2 has product MLNRILLYAKRIGTLIDQGQSCQAITLFHQLRKTGSKITEFLLSATVRACGRLAAIKEGKQFHCMVIKHGFNRDMVLMTSLLDMYSKCNQIGEARRVFDEMPERDVIACNSMISGLCLSHLTSEAVDLFNNMSKRDVGSWNSLISGLGQHSEGRTALFFYERMRLQGAQVDGMTMVSVLAICADLAALLNGKQIHGLVMKNGYEHYLPIGNAMVDMYTKCGCMDDACLCFRNMPSKNVVSWSTLIVGYGKQGLGLEALQAFVVMEMEGIRPNEITFLGVLYACSHAGLVQEGWRIFNMMVHVYSINPMMEHYTCIVDLLARAGHLQEASNFIEKMPMKPDTKLLTAFLSSCFTHKDFELARSVGEKLLELEPQEAGAYMLLSNLYGLVGDLEAVAKVRRLMSNRGIRKEKASTWIEINKTIHSFESGDRSHPLSKEVHKYLQNLVEKMKTNGYVPNTSMVMQNVDKNTKEEIVLGHSEKLAIGLGLISTVPAPVLPGSIAIPVDLFVSLKDANSGLGYKVYSRSSSHSLSHDRTTLDAAGNPLISMSRDDKGCWKGFKGNGEELIFRVQRTKNTLTTTELEVFLAGSNLEDNTSDFKVKGCPFMRSCTVYRGNDIVAQTNPENKLSQG; this is encoded by the exons ATGCTTAATCGGATCTTATTATATGCTAAGAGGATTGGTACCCTAATTGACCAAGGGCAAAGTTGTCAAGCTATAACTCTGTTCCATCAGCTCCGGAAAACTGGGTCCAAAATCACAGAGTTTCTTCTCTCAGCAACTGTAAGAGCTTGTGGAAGGCTAGCTGCTATTAAAGAAGGAAAGCAGTTCCATTGCATGGTGATCAAACATGGGTTTAATAGAGACATGGTTTTGATGACTTCCCTTCTCGATATGTACTCTAAATGCAATCAAATCGGAGAAGCCCGCCGTGTTTTTGATGAAATGCCTGAAAGAGATGTCATTGCCTGCAACAGCATGATTTCTGGGTTGTGTTTGTCTCACTTAACATCAGAGGCAGTTGACTTGTTTAATAACATGTCGAAGAGAGACGTTGGTTCTTGGAATTCTCTGATTTCGGGTCTTGGGCAACACTCTGAAGGAAGAACTGCATTGTTTTTCTATGAGAGAATGAGATTGCAGGGAGCCCAAGTTGACGGTATGACCATGGTGAGTGTTCTTGCCATATGTGCTGATCTTGCAGCGCTACTTAATGGTAAGCAAATTCATGGGTTAGTCATGAAAAATGGTTATGAGCATTATTTGCCGATTGGAAATGCCATGGTTGACATGTATACTAAATGTGGATGCATGGATGATGCGTGCTTGTGTTTCAGAAACATGCCATCCAAAAATGTAGTTTCATGGAGTACCTTGATTGTGGGATATGGAAAACAAGGCCTGGGGCTGGAGGCTCTTCAGGCATTTGTGGTAATGGAAATGGAAGGAATACGACCAAACGAAATCACATTCTTAGGAGTCCTTTATGCATGCAGTCATGCAGGTTTAGTGCAAGAAGGATGGAGAATTTTCAACATGATGGTACATGTATACTCCATCAACCCCATGATGGAGCATTATACATGCATAGTGGATCTCCTAGCACGAGCAGGCCATCTCCAAGAGGCCTCTAATTTCATTGAGAAAATGCCTATGAAGCCGGACACAAAGCTTCTCACAGCTTTTCTAAGCTCATGTTTCACACATAAAGACTTCGAGCTAGCAAGGAGTGTTGGAGAGAAACTACTTGAATTAGAACCTCAAGAAGCAGGTGCTTATATGTTGCTATCTAACTTGTATGGACTTGTTGGGGACTTGGAAGCAGTTGCAAAAGTGAGAAGATTGATGTCAAATAGAGGCATAAGGAAAGAGAAGGCCAGTACATGGATTGAGATTAACAAAACAATTCACAGCTTTGAATCAGGAGACAGATCTCATCCCCTTAGCAAAGAGGTTCACAAGTACTTACAGAATCTTGTTGAGAAAATGAAGACTAATGGGTATGTTCCAAACACAAGCATGGTCATGCAGAATGTTGACAAGAACACAAAGGAGGAGATAGTTCTTGGACACAGCGAGAAATTGGCCATTGGACTTGGTCTAATCAGCACTGTTCCAG CTCCTGTACTTCCCGGGAGTATAGCAATCCCAGTGGATCTCTTCGTGTCTCTTAAAGATGCCAATTCGGGCTTGGGTTACAAGGTCTACAGCCGTTCCTCTTCGCATTCATTGTCCCATGATCGAACTACGCTTGATGCAGCTGGAAATCCTCTCATTTCTATGTCTCGTGATGAT AAGGGATGTTGGAAAGGCTTCAAGGGGAATGGAGAGGAGCTGATATTCAGAGTGCAGAGGACAAAGAATACGCTTACTACAACTGAATTAGAGGTGTTTCTTGCTGGTAGCAATTTGGAAGACAACACCTCTGATTTCAAGGTGAAAGGTTGCCCTTTCATGAGGTCCTGCACAGTCTATCGTGGCAATGACATAGTGGCCCAG ACTAATCCCGAGAACAAACTGAGCCAGGGATGA